In Borrelia parkeri, one DNA window encodes the following:
- a CDS encoding BTA121 domain-containing protein surface lipoprotein, with amino-acid sequence MLNIRHISLLLILIFLLLLVISCGSGNRAGAGTNTGTEEGTGLRTDVEVKAEEELAYLEEKVTDPRLLALLDNFGVSEAGRKAIGYIRENLTGDDVDNFFYNRLNELGADVTIKKIIKPTVSLLRARGEALRVIEGTTDAGVKTRLRLVFNRYDDLVNIREKFNNLLLERDIFEKTVTRYAPRFRKFKEMVKNPSVMDVYAWLDAVERTTINEIGKIVINATYDKVRFNNMLDNLGDGYIVRIIEIYRDIKIKQKEAFNAITTVSDDAVKQDLKDRLKRLKDEYDSHIRDAFNQAVGELARQILINRDVYLGRFNSIKVTAQAAKASGAAGGSS; translated from the coding sequence ATGTTAAATATTAGACATATCAGTTTATTACTAATATTAATATTTCTATTATTGCTAGTTATAAGTTGTGGTTCAGGAAACAGAGCAGGAGCAGGAACAAATACAGGAACAGAAGAAGGAACAGGATTAAGAACAGATGTAGAAGTAAAAGCTGAAGAGGAGCTAGCATATTTGGAGGAAAAGGTTACTGATCCAAGACTTTTGGCATTGTTAGATAATTTTGGAGTATCTGAAGCAGGAAGGAAGGCAATTGGTTATATACGAGAAAACCTCACTGGTGATGATGTTGATAATTTTTTTTATAATCGCTTAAATGAATTAGGAGCTGATGTTACGATTAAAAAGATAATAAAGCCTACTGTGAGCCTTTTGAGGGCTAGAGGTGAAGCTTTGAGAGTTATTGAAGGTACAACAGATGCAGGTGTAAAAACCAGATTGCGACTTGTGTTTAATAGGTATGATGATTTAGTTAATATAAGAGAAAAATTTAATAACTTATTGCTTGAAAGAGATATCTTTGAAAAGACTGTTACTCGTTATGCACCTAGATTTAGAAAGTTTAAAGAAATGGTTAAAAATCCAAGTGTGATGGATGTATATGCCTGGCTTGATGCTGTTGAGCGTACCACAATTAATGAGATAGGGAAGATAGTAATTAATGCTACTTATGACAAAGTTAGGTTTAATAATATGTTAGATAATTTAGGTGATGGTTATATTGTTAGAATTATAGAGATTTATCGAGATATTAAAATTAAGCAGAAGGAAGCTTTTAATGCTATAACTACTGTTTCTGATGATGCAGTAAAGCAAGATTTGAAAGATAGATTGAAGAGGCTTAAAGATGAGTATGATTCTCATATAAGAGATGCTTTTAATCAAGCTGTAGGTGAATTGGCTCGTCAAATTCTGATTAATCGTGATGTATATCTTGGTAGATTTAATAGTATAAAAGTAACCGCTCAAGCTGCCAAAGCAAGTGGTGCGGCAGGTGGTAGTAGTTAA
- a CDS encoding BTA121 domain-containing protein surface lipoprotein, whose product MVKIRPISVLLVLILLLLLVISCGSGSKAGANTRAGVKPVSGAGTNTRTEPNTDAEVGDEEALAYLEDISDSKLKALLDNFGVSEAGRKAISYIQGILSLDYKNGFDDDFYNCLNKLGADFLIKKIIKPTVSLLRARGKALEVIEGTTDEGVKTRLQDMLSSCDIVVSVAWNPDRANLIFREELFAEIITRYAPKFRKFKEMVKNPRVKDVYVWFNAVERVMIDEIEKIVVSATYDKDKFNSMLNSLGYYRVDRILYYYREVKIKQKEALNAIATVSDDAEKQAFQATFNTLKDEYNSDIRDTFNQSSDKIYAYFIKIVKYFNEFSYLKDDAKKAVERAAAAAKASGAAGGVVNP is encoded by the coding sequence ATGGTAAAGATTAGACCTATTAGTGTATTACTAGTATTAATATTGCTGTTATTGCTAGTTATAAGTTGTGGTTCAGGAAGCAAAGCAGGAGCAAATACAAGAGCAGGAGTAAAGCCAGTATCAGGAGCAGGGACAAATACAAGAACAGAACCAAATACAGATGCAGAAGTAGGAGACGAAGAGGCGCTAGCATATTTGGAGGATATTAGTGATTCAAAGCTTAAAGCATTGTTAGATAATTTTGGAGTATCTGAAGCAGGAAGGAAGGCAATTAGTTATATACAAGGAATCCTCAGTCTTGATTATAAGAATGGATTTGATGATGATTTTTATAATTGCTTAAATAAATTAGGAGCTGATTTTTTGATTAAAAAGATAATAAAACCTACTGTGAGTCTTTTGAGGGCTAGAGGTAAAGCTTTGGAAGTTATTGAAGGTACAACAGATGAAGGCGTAAAAACCAGATTGCAAGATATGTTAAGTAGTTGTGATATTGTAGTTTCTGTAGCATGGAATCCCGATCGTGCTAACTTAATCTTTCGAGAAGAGCTGTTTGCAGAGATTATTACTCGTTATGCACCTAAATTTAGGAAATTTAAAGAGATGGTTAAAAATCCACGTGTGAAGGATGTATATGTATGGTTTAATGCTGTTGAGCGTGTCATGATTGATGAGATAGAGAAGATAGTAGTTAGTGCTACTTATGACAAGGATAAGTTTAATAGTATGTTAAATAGTTTAGGTTATTATCGTGTTGATCGTATTTTATATTATTATCGAGAGGTTAAAATTAAGCAGAAGGAAGCTTTGAATGCTATAGCTACTGTTTCTGATGATGCAGAAAAGCAAGCTTTTCAAGCTACATTTAATACGCTTAAAGATGAGTATAATTCTGATATAAGAGATACTTTTAATCAATCTTCAGATAAAATTTATGCTTATTTTATAAAAATTGTTAAATATTTTAATGAATTTTCTTATCTTAAAGACGACGCCAAAAAAGCTGTCGAAAGAGCCGCTGCAGCTGCCAAAGCAAGTGGTGCGGCAGGAGGTGTAGTTAATCCTTGA
- a CDS encoding BTA121 domain-containing protein surface lipoprotein produces MVKIKCFSVLLVLILLLLLVISCDSGSKAGAGLGAGTNTRTVVKPVTGLGSVTGSGVKPGTDKELDAVTVIDERTEPKTEEETEPNTDVEVGDEEELTYLEDKVTDPKLKALLDNFGVSEAGRKAISYIQGILRVSYKSEFDDKFYNCLNQLGADVVIEKIIKPTVSLLRSRGKALEVIKGITDAGVKNRMQNMLSNCDIAVPFAWHPSPDHLTFLENDFAEIITRYTPKFRNFKDMVKNPRVKDVYAWLDADEQAKIDEIGNIVISVTYDKDRFNNVLNSLGDYRVARILYYYREVKKMQKEALKAIDGVSDVAEKQVFQARFNALKGKYNSYIRSAFNKSLFALCLQLFSSFEYSNRFSKIKDDAKKAVERAAAAAKASGAAGGVS; encoded by the coding sequence ATGGTAAAAATAAAGTGTTTCAGTGTATTACTAGTATTAATATTGCTGTTATTGCTAGTTATAAGTTGTGATTCAGGAAGCAAAGCAGGAGCAGGACTAGGAGCAGGAACAAATACAAGAACAGTAGTAAAGCCAGTAACAGGACTAGGTTCAGTAACAGGATCAGGAGTAAAGCCAGGAACAGATAAAGAACTAGATGCAGTAACAGTAATAGATGAAAGAACAGAGCCAAAAACAGAAGAAGAAACAGAACCAAATACAGATGTAGAAGTAGGAGATGAAGAGGAGCTAACATATTTGGAGGACAAGGTTACTGATCCAAAGCTTAAAGCATTGTTAGATAATTTTGGAGTATCTGAAGCAGGAAGGAAGGCAATTAGTTATATACAAGGAATCCTCAGAGTTTCTTATAAAAGTGAATTTGATGATAAGTTTTATAATTGCTTAAATCAATTAGGAGCTGATGTTGTGATTGAAAAGATAATCAAGCCTACTGTGAGCCTTTTGAGGTCTAGAGGTAAAGCTTTGGAAGTTATTAAAGGTATAACAGATGCAGGCGTAAAAAACAGAATGCAAAATATGTTAAGTAATTGTGATATTGCAGTTCCTTTTGCATGGCATCCCAGTCCTGATCACTTAACCTTTCTAGAAAATGATTTTGCAGAGATTATTACTCGTTATACACCTAAATTTAGAAATTTTAAAGATATGGTTAAAAATCCACGTGTAAAGGATGTATATGCCTGGCTTGATGCTGATGAGCAAGCTAAAATTGATGAGATAGGGAATATAGTAATTAGTGTTACTTATGACAAGGATAGGTTTAATAATGTGTTAAATAGCTTAGGTGATTATCGTGTTGCTCGTATTTTATATTATTATCGAGAGGTTAAAAAAATGCAGAAGGAAGCTTTGAAAGCTATAGACGGTGTTTCTGATGTTGCAGAAAAGCAAGTGTTTCAAGCTAGATTTAATGCACTTAAAGGTAAGTATAATTCTTATATAAGATCTGCTTTTAATAAATCTTTATTTGCATTGTGTCTTCAGCTTTTCTCTTCTTTTGAATATTCTAATAGATTTTCTAAGATTAAAGACGACGCCAAAAAAGCTGTCGAAAGAGCCGCTGCAGCTGCCAAAGCAAGTGGTGCGGCAGGTGGTGTTAGTTAA
- a CDS encoding BTA121 domain-containing protein surface lipoprotein has product MVKIRHISVLLILILLLLLVISCGSGSKAGANTRAGVKPVSGAGTNTRTGVNPRTDKELGAVTGSGVNPRTDKELGAVIGSGVKPGTDKELDAVTVIDERTAPKTEEETEPNTDAEVGDEEALAYVNNISDPRLQALLDNFGVSGIGRNAIIYMQRILTVDDIYDRLNELGADVTIEKIIKPTVSFLRTRGKALRVIEGTTDEGVKTRLQDMFEKYDILSLSYLWEVFNRSIKENDFVEFIARCDSRFRKLKEMVNSPRVKDVYAWLDADDRVTIDEIGNIVISGTYDKDRFNNMLNLLEDSLVIKIVVLCQSIKKRQEEALKAIDGVFDDAVKQKLKARFNTLKDECNSYIRDTFNQGRYGLYLQIMTDGDKYRNDFNAIEKAAAAAKASGASGGVVNP; this is encoded by the coding sequence ATGGTAAAGATTAGACATATCAGTGTATTACTAATATTAATATTGCTGTTATTGCTAGTTATAAGTTGTGGTTCAGGAAGCAAAGCAGGAGCAAATACAAGAGCAGGAGTAAAGCCAGTATCAGGAGCAGGGACAAATACAAGAACAGGAGTAAATCCAAGAACAGATAAAGAACTAGGTGCAGTAACAGGATCAGGAGTAAATCCAAGAACAGATAAAGAACTAGGTGCAGTAATAGGATCAGGAGTAAAGCCAGGAACAGATAAAGAACTAGATGCAGTAACAGTAATAGATGAAAGAACAGCGCCAAAAACAGAAGAAGAAACAGAACCAAATACAGATGCAGAAGTAGGAGACGAAGAGGCTCTAGCATATGTGAACAATATTAGTGATCCAAGACTTCAAGCATTGTTAGATAATTTTGGAGTATCTGGAATAGGAAGGAATGCAATTATTTATATGCAAAGAATCTTAACTGTTGATGATATTTATGATCGTTTAAATGAATTAGGAGCTGATGTTACGATTGAAAAGATAATAAAACCTACTGTGAGCTTTTTGAGGACTAGAGGTAAAGCTTTGAGAGTTATTGAAGGTACAACAGATGAAGGCGTAAAAACCAGATTGCAAGATATGTTTGAAAAGTATGATATTTTATCTTTATCTTACTTGTGGGAGGTTTTTAATAGATCGATCAAAGAAAATGATTTTGTAGAGTTTATTGCTCGTTGTGATTCTAGGTTTAGAAAGTTGAAAGAGATGGTTAACAGTCCACGTGTGAAGGATGTATATGCCTGGCTTGATGCTGATGATCGTGTCACAATTGATGAGATAGGGAATATAGTAATTAGTGGTACTTATGACAAAGATAGGTTTAATAATATGTTAAATCTTTTAGAAGATTCTCTTGTTATTAAAATTGTAGTGCTTTGTCAATCTATTAAAAAAAGGCAAGAGGAAGCTTTGAAAGCTATAGACGGTGTTTTTGATGATGCAGTAAAGCAAAAATTGAAAGCTAGATTTAATACGCTTAAAGATGAGTGTAATTCTTATATAAGAGATACTTTTAATCAAGGTCGATATGGCTTGTATTTGCAGATTATGACTGATGGTGATAAATATCGTAATGACTTTAATGCTATTGAAAAAGCCGCTGCGGCTGCCAAAGCAAGTGGTGCGTCAGGTGGTGTAGTTAATCCTTGA
- a CDS encoding BTA121 domain-containing protein surface lipoprotein produces MLNIRYISVLLVLIFLLLLVISCDSGSKAGKNTRAVIKPRAGSGTNPRPEPNTEVEVGDEEALAYLEDISEPNLKALLNKFGISEAGRKAIGYIQEILRVSYKNGFDDKFYNCLNKLGADFVIEKIINPTVSLLRARGKALEVIEGTTDAGVKTRLQDMLNSCDNVVSFAWHLYSNHLIFYKDSFADAVTRYTPKFNKFKEMVTNPRVKDVYSWLDADEQATVNEIGNIVISVTYDKDKFNNVLNSLSDYHVVKVISFCRLVKIKQEEALNAITTVSDDAEKQKLQVIFNTLQGEYNSHIRDTFNQSLDKIYAFFIKIVRYSNGFSILKDDAKKAAERAAAAAQASGASGGGS; encoded by the coding sequence ATGTTAAATATTAGATATATCAGTGTATTATTAGTATTAATATTTTTATTATTGTTAGTTATAAGTTGTGATTCAGGAAGCAAAGCAGGAAAAAATACAAGAGCAGTAATAAAGCCAAGAGCAGGATCAGGGACAAATCCAAGACCAGAACCAAATACAGAAGTAGAAGTAGGAGATGAAGAGGCGCTAGCATATTTGGAGGATATTAGTGAGCCAAATCTTAAAGCATTATTAAATAAGTTTGGGATATCTGAAGCAGGAAGGAAGGCAATTGGTTATATACAAGAAATCCTCAGAGTTTCTTATAAGAATGGATTTGATGATAAGTTTTATAATTGCTTAAATAAATTAGGAGCTGATTTTGTGATTGAAAAGATAATAAATCCTACTGTGAGTCTTTTGAGGGCTAGAGGTAAAGCTTTGGAAGTTATTGAAGGTACAACAGATGCAGGCGTAAAAACCAGATTGCAAGATATGTTAAATAGTTGTGATAATGTAGTTTCTTTTGCATGGCATTTGTATTCTAATCACTTAATCTTTTACAAAGATAGTTTTGCTGATGCTGTTACTCGTTATACACCTAAATTTAATAAATTTAAAGAGATGGTTACAAATCCACGTGTGAAGGATGTATATTCCTGGCTTGATGCTGATGAGCAAGCTACAGTTAATGAGATAGGGAATATAGTAATTAGTGTTACTTATGACAAGGATAAATTTAATAATGTTTTAAATAGTTTAAGTGATTATCATGTTGTTAAAGTTATATCTTTTTGTCGACTTGTTAAAATTAAGCAGGAGGAAGCTTTGAATGCTATAACTACTGTTTCTGATGATGCAGAAAAGCAAAAATTGCAAGTTATATTTAATACGCTTCAAGGTGAGTATAATTCTCATATAAGAGATACTTTTAATCAATCTTTAGATAAAATTTATGCTTTTTTTATAAAAATTGTTAGATATTCTAATGGATTTTCTATTCTTAAAGACGACGCCAAAAAAGCTGCCGAAAGAGCCGCTGCAGCTGCTCAAGCAAGTGGTGCGTCAGGTGGTGGTAGTTAA
- a CDS encoding BTA121 domain-containing protein surface lipoprotein, whose amino-acid sequence MLNIRYISVLLVLIFLLLLVISCDSGSKAGKNTRAVVKPRAGSGTNTRPEPNTEVEVGDEEALAYLEDLSEPNLKALLNKFGISEAGRKAIGYIQEILRVSYKNGFDDKFYNCLNKLGADFVIEKIINPTVSLLRARGKALEVIKSTTDAGVKTRLQDMLNSCDNVVSFAWHLYSNHLIFYKDSFADAVTRYTPKFNKFKEMVKNPRVKDVYSWLDADERVSIDEIEKMVISDTYDKDKFNNVLNSLSDYHVVKVISLCRDVKMKQEEALNAITTVSDDAEKQKLKARFNTLKDRYNSDIRDTFNQSSDKIYAYFIKIVKYFNGFSILKDDAKKAVERAAAAAQASGASGGVVNP is encoded by the coding sequence ATGTTAAATATTAGATATATCAGTGTATTATTAGTATTAATATTTTTATTATTGCTAGTTATAAGTTGTGATTCAGGAAGCAAAGCAGGAAAAAATACAAGAGCAGTAGTAAAGCCAAGAGCAGGATCAGGGACAAATACAAGACCAGAACCAAATACAGAAGTAGAAGTAGGAGATGAAGAGGCGCTAGCATATTTGGAGGATCTTAGTGAGCCAAATCTTAAAGCATTATTAAATAAGTTTGGGATATCTGAAGCAGGAAGGAAGGCAATTGGTTATATACAAGAAATCCTCAGAGTTTCTTATAAGAATGGATTTGATGATAAGTTTTATAATTGCTTAAATAAATTAGGAGCTGATTTTGTGATTGAAAAGATAATAAATCCTACTGTGAGTCTTTTGAGGGCTAGAGGTAAAGCTTTGGAAGTTATTAAAAGTACAACAGATGCAGGTGTAAAAACCAGATTGCAAGATATGTTAAATAGTTGTGATAATGTAGTTTCTTTTGCATGGCATTTGTATTCTAATCACTTAATCTTTTACAAAGATAGTTTTGCTGATGCTGTTACTCGTTATACACCTAAATTTAATAAATTTAAAGAGATGGTTAAAAATCCACGTGTAAAGGATGTATATTCCTGGCTTGATGCTGATGAGCGTGTCTCAATTGATGAGATAGAGAAGATGGTAATTAGTGATACTTATGACAAGGATAAATTTAATAATGTTTTAAATAGTTTAAGTGATTATCATGTTGTTAAAGTTATATCTCTTTGTCGAGATGTTAAAATGAAGCAGGAGGAAGCTTTGAATGCTATAACTACTGTTTCTGATGATGCAGAAAAGCAAAAATTGAAAGCTAGATTTAATACACTGAAAGATAGGTATAATTCTGATATAAGAGATACTTTTAATCAATCTTCAGATAAAATTTATGCTTATTTTATAAAAATTGTTAAATATTTTAATGGATTTTCTATTCTTAAAGACGACGCCAAAAAAGCTGTCGAAAGAGCCGCTGCAGCTGCTCAAGCAAGTGGTGCGTCAGGTGGTGTAGTTAATCCTTGA
- a CDS encoding BTA121 domain-containing protein surface lipoprotein — translation MLNIRHISILLVLIFLLFLFISCGSGNKARANTRTKPNTEAEVGDEEALAYLEDITDPRLLALLDNFGVSKAGRKAIGYIQGVLSVSYKNGFDDKFYNCLNKLGADFVIEKIIKPTVSLLRARGEALKIIKGITDEGVKTRLQDMLNSCDIVVLFAWHPGSDHLTFLENDFAKTVTRYASKFRNFKETVKNPLVKDVYAWLDADEQATIDEIDKMVISDTYDKDKFNNVLNSLSYYRVLRIIEIYQKVKKMQEEALKAIEGVSNDAAKQAFQARFNTLKDEYNSYIRSAFNKSSGELYYDFKRIYECFVDFYNIKVEAQASRVAKASGASGGVVNP, via the coding sequence ATGTTAAATATTAGACATATCAGTATATTACTAGTATTAATATTTTTATTATTTCTATTTATAAGTTGTGGTTCAGGAAACAAAGCAAGAGCAAATACAAGAACAAAACCAAATACAGAAGCAGAAGTAGGAGACGAAGAGGCGCTAGCATATTTGGAGGATATTACTGATCCAAGACTTTTGGCATTGTTAGATAATTTTGGAGTATCTAAAGCAGGAAGGAAGGCAATTGGTTATATACAAGGAGTCTTAAGTGTTTCTTATAAGAATGGATTTGATGATAAGTTTTATAATTGCTTAAATAAATTAGGAGCTGATTTTGTGATTGAAAAGATAATCAAGCCTACTGTGAGCCTTTTGAGGGCTAGAGGTGAAGCTTTGAAAATTATTAAAGGTATAACAGATGAAGGCGTAAAAACCAGATTGCAAGATATGTTAAATAGTTGTGATATTGTAGTTCTTTTTGCATGGCATCCCGGTTCTGATCACTTAACCTTTCTAGAAAATGATTTTGCAAAGACTGTTACTCGTTATGCTTCTAAATTTAGGAATTTTAAAGAGACGGTTAAAAATCCACTTGTGAAGGATGTATATGCCTGGCTTGATGCTGATGAACAAGCTACAATTGATGAGATAGATAAGATGGTAATTAGTGATACTTATGACAAGGATAAATTTAATAATGTTTTAAATAGTTTATCTTATTATCGTGTCCTTAGAATTATAGAGATTTATCAAAAGGTTAAAAAAATGCAGGAGGAAGCTTTGAAAGCTATAGAAGGTGTTTCTAATGATGCAGCAAAGCAAGCTTTTCAAGCTAGATTTAATACGCTTAAAGATGAGTATAATTCTTATATAAGATCTGCTTTTAATAAATCTTCAGGTGAATTGTATTATGATTTTAAAAGAATTTATGAATGTTTTGTAGATTTTTATAATATTAAAGTCGAGGCTCAAGCTTCCAGAGTTGCCAAAGCAAGTGGTGCGTCAGGTGGTGTAGTTAATCCTTGA
- a CDS encoding BTA121 domain-containing protein surface lipoprotein — MVKIKCFSVLLVLILLLFLFISCDSGSKAGVKPGAGSGTNTRTKPNTEAEVGDEEALAYLEDISDPKLKALLDKFGVSEAGRKAIGYIQEILRVSYKNGFNDKFYNCLNQLGADVVIEKIIKPTVSLLRARGKALKIMKGITDAGVKTRLQDMLDNFDKLVPFAWNPDRDLLIFKEDFFAKFVNRYTPKFRKFKEMVKNPRVKDVYAWLDADEQATIDEIEKIVVSATYDKDKFNDKLNSLRDYRVVVVIYSYRDIKNDQDEALKAIDGVSDDVEKQKLQARFNTLQGEYNSYIRAAFNKSADDLSSQNISPFEYSNGFSILKYDAAVAKASGAAGGVS; from the coding sequence ATGGTAAAAATAAAGTGTTTCAGTGTATTACTAGTATTAATATTGCTGTTATTTCTATTTATAAGTTGTGATTCAGGAAGCAAAGCAGGAGTAAAGCCAGGAGCAGGATCAGGGACAAATACAAGAACAAAACCAAATACAGAAGCAGAAGTAGGAGATGAAGAGGCTCTAGCATATTTGGAGGATATTAGTGATCCAAAGCTTAAAGCATTGTTAGATAAGTTTGGAGTATCTGAAGCAGGAAGGAAGGCAATTGGTTATATACAAGAAATCCTCAGAGTTTCTTATAAGAATGGATTTAATGATAAGTTTTATAATTGCTTAAATCAATTAGGAGCTGATGTTGTGATTGAAAAGATAATCAAGCCTACTGTGAGTCTTTTGAGAGCTAGAGGTAAAGCTTTGAAAATTATGAAAGGTATAACAGATGCAGGTGTAAAAACCAGATTGCAAGATATGTTGGATAATTTTGATAAATTAGTTCCTTTTGCATGGAATCCCGATCGTGATCTCTTAATCTTTAAAGAAGATTTTTTTGCGAAGTTTGTTAATCGTTATACACCTAAATTTAGAAAGTTTAAAGAGATGGTTAAAAATCCACGTGTGAAGGATGTATATGCCTGGCTTGATGCTGATGAGCAAGCTACAATTGATGAGATAGAGAAGATAGTAGTTAGTGCTACTTATGACAAGGATAAGTTTAATGATAAGTTAAATAGTTTAAGAGATTATCGTGTTGTTGTAGTTATATATTCTTATCGAGATATTAAAAATGATCAGGATGAAGCTTTGAAAGCTATAGACGGTGTTTCTGATGATGTAGAAAAGCAAAAATTGCAAGCTAGATTTAATACGCTTCAAGGTGAGTATAATTCTTATATAAGAGCTGCTTTTAATAAATCTGCAGATGATTTGTCTTCTCAGAATATCTCTCCTTTTGAATATTCTAATGGATTTTCTATTCTTAAATACGACGCTGCAGTTGCCAAAGCAAGTGGTGCGGCAGGTGGTGTTAGTTAA